The following are encoded in a window of Salmo trutta chromosome 27, fSalTru1.1, whole genome shotgun sequence genomic DNA:
- the hspb11 gene encoding intraflagellar transport protein 25 homolog has protein sequence MIDPALGSLGAQIVLAASSDENHPPENIIDGNTETFWMSTGMFPQEFIIRFAESMKIALVTMHCYNVKTLKIEKSISDDATDFEAISEKEFEHTEGHLQTNDIPLNGTTATHLRFVVTSGYDHFVSVHRVSVE, from the exons ATGATAGATCCTGCTTTAGGTTCTTTGGGTGCTCAGATTGTCTTGGCTGCGTCCAGTGATGAGAATCATCCTCCAGAAAACATTATTGACGG GAACACTGAAACATTTTGGATGTCCACTGGAATGTTTCCACAGGAGTTTATAATCCGCTTCGCTGAATCTATGAAAATTGCCCTTGTGACAATGCACTGTTATAATG TTAAGACTCTTAAAATTGAGAAGAGCATCTCAGATGATGCTACTGACTTTGAAGCTATTTCAGAAAAAG AATTTGAACACACAGAGGGGCATCTTCAAACAAATGATATTCCA CTAAATGGAACGACTGCAACACACTTGCGCTTCGTCGTTACCTCTGGATATGACCATTTTGTCTCGGTACACAGGGTCAGTGTAGAGTGA
- the smn1 gene encoding survival motor neuron protein 1, which translates to MAHGCKDVLFARGAAQSDDSDIWDDTALIKAYDKAVASFKTALKGEEDTQSSERDKPGKKRKNNRNNRSRKRSNAPLDKEWRVGDPCCAYWSKDGKLYSATISSIDEQRGTCIVVFTHYGNEEEQNLRDLLIESSEVDEEAPSKVKEAESSTEESDRSSAPHPHSHVPRSKPKFKSPKGSPMLGPGFPGFPPGPPPMPGFRMGDSRRPGASRPAHPGWPPMMPCGPPMIPPPPPMSPDGEDDGALGSMLLAWYMSGYHTGYYLGLKQGRKEAASGRKTHHK; encoded by the exons ATGGCACATGGGTGTAAAGATGTGCTTTTTGCTCGTGGAGCTGCACAA AGTGACGATTCTGACATTTGGGATGACACTGCACTGATAAAGGCCTACGACAAAGCAGTTGCATCATTTAAG ACTGCCCTGAAAGGTGAGGAGGACACACAAAGCTCAGAGAGAGACAAACCTGGAAAGAAACGAAAAAACAACAGAAACAACCGCAGCAGAAAGAGAAGCAATGCTCCTCTGGATAAAGAG tggCGAGTCGGAGACCCCTGCTGTGCCTACTGGTCTAAAGATGGCAAATTGTACTCTGCCACGATCTCATCCATAGATGAGCAGAGGGGCACCTGTATAGTTGTGTTCACACACTATGGGAACGAGGAGGAGCAGAACCTCCGAGACCTTCTGATAGAGAGCTCAGAGGTAGATGAGGAAGCCCCCAGTAAG GTTAAAGAAGCAGAGTCTTCTACAGAGGAGAGCGACAGGTCGTCCGCCCCACACCCTCACAGTCATGTGCCACGCTCTAAACCCAAATTCAAATCCCCCAAAGGATCTCCCATGTTGGGTCCAGGCTTTCCTGGTTTTCCCCCAGGTCCCCCTCCAATGCCTGGCTTCAGAATG GGAGACTCAAGGCGACCTGGGGCCTCCAGGCCCGCCCATCCAGGATGGCCTCCTATGATGCCCTGTGGGCCACCG ATGATCCCGCCCCCTCCCCCCATGAGTCCAGACGGAGAGGATGATGGGGCTTTGGGCAGTATGCTGCTCGCCTGGTACATGAGTGGTTACCACACTGGATACTACCTG GGTTTGAAACAAGGCCGCAAAGAAGCTGCGTCTGGAAGGAAGACTCACCACAAGTGA